The genomic DNA CAAAATGTTTTCTGTGCAAGTGGTATTTCAACTTTCTAACTGAGGCCAGAGAAGCAACCAATGAGGCTACGACTCAACAGGCCATCAAAAATATAATATCAATTTGTCAACACCAACTTCAGAAGTCATCTGACTTTCAATTGTAGCCACAGGCTTCAGAGCAGTAATTCAACAAACTATTAGCAATCTCAGCATCTATACTCATCCTGCTCATCTCCATCTGAATGATTCTTAAGGTATCGTGTATCTCATTCCTACATGGATGTCGATTATCTCGTGCGAGAAAAACATTCATTTTCCTGCCTATCTCAATCCAACTACAGCCAGGCTGCTTACTGACACCCCTGTCCTTCATGGATCTCCTCACTCTAAAAACATCTGTCCATTTCCCCATCTCAGCATACATATTGGAGAGAAGAACATAGGGTCCAGAGTTCTCAGGATCAATCTCAAACAACTTTCCAGCTGCCCATTCCCCTAACTCAACGTTCTTATGAAGTCTGCAAGCACCTAGCAGTGAAGCCCAGAGCACAGAGTCAGGTTCCATCGGCATGTTCTTTATGAGCTCCTCAACTTCTTTGAGATGACCAGCACGACCAAGCAAGTCAATCATGCATGTGTAGTGATCTCTTGATGGAGTAATTCCATGGTCCTCAGTCATGGACTGAAAGTACCTCCTGCCCTCCTCAACTAACCCAGAATGGCCACAGGCTGACAGAACCCCAATCATTGTGACAGAGTCTGGCCTCTCTTTGCTGCGCAGCATTCTCTCAAAAAGTTGCAATGCATCTCTTGCACGGCCATTCTGTGCATAACCAACAATCATTGCATTCCAGGACACATTATCTCTCGCTGCCATTCTCTCGAAAACCTTTGCACCATTATCGATTGAGCCTGTCTTCAGATACATGTCTACAAGGGAGTTCCCAACAAACACATCAGACTCTGGCCCGAAGTCGAAGCGGAAACCTTCCTTGAGAACATGAACATGAGTTTGCTGACCAAGCTGAAGATCAGCAATATTCCCACATGCATTGAGAACATTTCCATAAGTGTAATGTGTTGGCCAAACTGAGTCTCTTTTCAGCCTGACAAAGAGCCGaagtgcctcctcctcctcaccatTCTGTGCATACGCTGCAATTAGCACATTCCAAGCAATGACATTCTTCTCAATCATCTGCGAGAATACAACCTTAGCACCTTCTACATTTGAAGACTTTGCATACCCTGTGAGCATGGAAGTTTCGGACACGACACTCCTGGAAGCCATGGAATCAAAGACACATCTTGCCTCCCATGTCCTTCCACACTTTGCATACATGTCCACCAGAGCATTGTTCAGCACCATGTCCTCCATAAACTTATTGCACTTTACCACACGGGCATGGACCTGCCGTCCTTCCCTCTCCGCGGTGAGGCCTGCACACGCGCTCATAACGCTCGCGAGAGTCACCTCATCGGGAATGAAATCCGCATCCATCATCTCGACAAACAGAACAAGAGCCTCGCCCACAGGACCGTTCTGCTCGTAGCAAGTGATCAAACTGTTCCAGGAAACAACGTTCCGCTCCGGCATTGTGTCGAACACCCTGCGCGCATCCTCCGGGCGCTCGCACTTGGCGTACATGTCCACGAGCGCGCTCCCGATGCGCACGTCCTCCGCGTGCGGCGACTTGGCGACGAGCCCGTGCACCTGCTCCCCGGTCCGCGGGTCCTTCTCCGCGGCGCAGGCGCTCAGCGCGCTGGCGAAGGAGTAGGCGTTGAGCACGAAGTCGTCGGCGTGCATGGCGGCGAGGAACCGGAGCGCGTCCCCGGcgtgcccgcgcccgtgccgcgCGAGCGCCGCGACGACGGCATTGTAGGAGCACTGGTCGGGGTCCGGGATGGCATCGAACAGCGCGCGGACCTCGTCGGGGCGGCCCAGGCGCGCGTACGCGGAGAGGAGAGCGTTGTGGGAGAAGGTGTTCGGGAGCGGTATCCCGTCGAACACGCTGCGGGCGTCGCGGAGGCGGCCGAGCCGCGCGTACGCGGAGACGAGCGTGTTGAGCAGGAACGTCTCGCCGACGAAGGGAGACTTGAGgacgcgcgcgtgcgcggctcgggcggcggggaggctcggcgcggcgcggaggaggtcggCCAGCGGCGAGGACGCGCGGAGCTGCGCGACGAGCTCCTGACCGCCGTGGAGGTGTCGCGCCATGCCACCAAGAGGCGCGCGGTGAAGTCCGTAAGACGGTAAGATCCGCGTTTGGACGGAGATCATTGAGAGCTGAAGGCCCGAAAGAAGCAGAGCGGCTGGAGAACCTTGTCACATCTTGCGTTAGGACACTACTCAAAAGTATATTCAGTTTCCAAATGCACTCATGAAAGAATCACAGATTCACACTTGCTGCATTTTCAGATAATTGCAGAATGGATTGGACAGAGAATGTTCATGGCCATAAACCATCCTATTAATCTCATCACCCATGTACCATGTTAACATTACTGTATTTGGGGGGTTTCAAGTAAATTTTGCATAGCatattagagcaactccaacagcttAGCAATAATCCTAGGTAAATTTAGCTAGTTGGAAGGTctgtaaaaaaaatgcaaaggtctcttaagggggtgtttagttccttccccaaaaatttttggatgtcacgTCAGcactttgaccagatgtcgggagggtttttcggacactaattaaaaaactaatttcagaactcacttggaaaccacgagacgaatcttttgaggcatttgaccgcatcattagtacatgtgagttactgtagcacttatggctaatcatgccctaattaggctcaaaagattcgtctcgtcgtgtacatccaaactgtgtaattagttttattatttaattacatttagtgcttcatacatgtgtttaaaggggaggtgaaaatttttgggaactaaacggggcctaagaGGGGGGACCAACAGAGTAGGTATAAATCTAGACTCTTCATATTCAAATCGCGTGGGACCCTATCTCCTGCAGTAGTCCCCTTCCGATCGTCGTCTCCTTTGGTGGGCAGGCACTGCGCGCCATTTTTTCATGCAGCGGCCCCCTTCCGATCGTCCTCTCCTTTGGTGGGCAGGCACTGTGCACCGCGATCCGTTTCTGCAGGAACTCCCTCCGATCCTCCTCTCCTTCAGGAACTCCCTCCGATCCTCCTCTCCTTCGGGGGCCAGGCAACTACGATTTTTGCAAGACCAGGAAGAGCCACCTACATCAAGCCGTCCCGACCATCAACAGAGGGAGTATCATATACAACTTATGGACTCAATTCAACAAAGCCTAGCAAGAAAGCCCcaaatgcaaaagaatcattctctCCGTCTCTGCTCGCGGCTCGCCCTGAGCCCCCTGGCTCCGTGTTCGCCCCAGTGCACCTCCGGCCCTCAGATCTGAGCCCTCCGCCTTCGGCCCGCGGCCCTTCGCCTGTCCCCTGGATCGGCGTCTGGCGGCACTCCGGCGACCGGCGTCCGGCTCTCTCATCCTGATCACCTCCCCAACTCGGCAACGACAACTCCGGCAGGGGTAGGCCGCAAGCCCCTCGCCGTCCCAGTACTAGTGCCCCAGCATCAGTGCGAAGGAGGCCGCCACCGGTTGTTATTTGCACcgtttgtaacgaacatggcaccatttatgccatttcgagtgattttggtgatcgaatgacaacacaacacttggactaatatgattgttaagatgatcattctcaggcttttaggttcaagtgatgacaaagagaaagagaaaataggcgtagcaaggcccgaagggccgcccctacgggggtttagctcttcggatcaggagcaccggaagaaccgacgccaggggcatcggtgcatccgacgcttgtcggaagaaccggcgctatgatgtttggtacaggaggaaatcgaagccaagtcagcctatgggcaccggatgaaccgacgggtcaaaaaggggcatcggtgcattgggcgtcctatgttccagagacgatgcaagtcgcgcaagagccaagtcttcagcaccagttgaaccagtgaagcatcggtgcataccatcggtgtaataacgtcagtgcccaggagaagattcttaagcaccggatgaaccggtgatacatcggtacaaagcatcggttcaaccggtggtcactgtagcagcagtcagaagttcaacggctacttcgggttatgagtgaccggaagaaccgacgctacctcagCCAGGGGCATCgattcttccggtgatacgcaaattttctgctgaccgttggagcaacggctacaagacttggtggcctatatatacgcctcaccccggccatttgaagattgctggagttgctggacatcccacacacacccaagaacatctccaagccatagaaaagcatcaagatcatatccttagcccttagcacactttgagagtgttgtgtaaaggattagctcttagtgagtgatattgcaaggcttcgagcttttgtgctgtggttcattagcgaaccaaaacaagagcttggtgcgccggcaccttggagcgtgaagctcaccggcaacgtcatcgaccctccgacttggtgtggagcggcgacgacatctttgtgcgggggacgtggagacccccatcctttgtggagaagctccttagtggaacccgaggccaaggtgaccgtgattgtgttcacggaagagacttggtggccgagtagcaatactcttagtgagtgctacaacaacgtggatgtaggtgtgcctttgtggctaaccgaaccacgggataaacacccgcgtcaagagtttgctatctcctatcccgctctttaagcttccgcatttcatactagcaatttgtgtgactttactttcatagaatagttttttgATAGGAAAGGTTATAGGTTGCTaaattcttttgggatagggatttctcactagaacaacctagttgcacatctagatagcatgttttagtttaagttttgtgcaaactagttggagccataggtctaagtttttagagtgcctaattcaccccctccccctcttaggctagagcacccgattcctttcacCGTTCAACTGCACTATTGTTGCACGCTCGGCTGCAGCTACCGCGTGTTGCGGTAGCGCAAAATGGCGGTGGCAGCTGCAACAGTAGCCGAACGGTGCGATTATGAATTTGTTATGCAACTTATCGTCAACTATACTGTGTATTAGCTTCGAATTTGTTTTTATGTTTGGCATACCCAGCCGCAAatttctggctccgccactgccctCAAGTGGCCCAGCATCTCAATGCAAAGCTGAATTAGTCGCCAAGATAGATAGGAATATAGCCAAATTGTGAAATCCAAGTCAGCTGCATGCTTTGTGTAGTTGCTAGTCAGCACACATGCTTGTGTGTGTTTGGATTGCTAAAACCTAGCACGAAATAACAGCTCAATTATTCCTACAGGGACAGGGAAAAATTATAATGCTCCAAACAGGGATGAATAGTTTGGTATTAAGTGGTTTAAATCTAGCAATCATTTGcgtcgcaaaaaaaaatctagcaaTCATTAAGGTAGTACTAACAGGATCAGCATGCATGCTTTTCATGTTAGTGCACAGGCGGCAGGCTTACTACTTACCTATACTCAAAGAAAGACGACACATGCCGACTTGCCGGACTGAAAGAAAAGAAATCATACTGCCATTGAAGAGCTTGCATAGTTGGTGGCGCAGGGATGCAGAGGCAGAGCTACGTCATCAGCACGTCACCCGGGCAGCGGGTCCCATGGAAGCCTCCTATGTATGACGCGTGGGACCCACTCACAGGGAGTTAGGTAGCCCACGTGTATCCCTGCGGCTGCCTCCATCCAGCAGCGCCACCGCTGCCCCAGCAGCCAGTATCAAGTGGAAGGGAGGTTAGCAACTCACAAACAACACTGACACGGGTACGGTGCCCGCTATCTGTGGGTAGCCTTTTCCTGCCAAAGATGTTGTCCTTTACCAATTGGTCCGCCGCTTTCTTAGCAAGGCGGTATGTACAGAAAGATCCAACATCCTCAGTGTCGCCATCGTAAATTGCTGTCATAGTGGTAAATTTCTGCCAAACCTGTTCCTTTCCCCTCTTACAACTGCAGACTGACCATGGAGGGTAACTTGAAATGATGATTGACAAGCCACTTTTTGACGAAGCAGTTTGCCGGAATGGATATAGAATGGATGGGTGAAAGGGGGCACATGGAACCTGAGTCTGAGTGGCTTCATTTCCAAGTGATGCTCCCTCTGTACTTTCCCAGAACTCCACTGAAGTCTCTGCAACTTTTTGGTGGGAATGCGCGGCAATTGATAGTAGAAATTGTCAAGAGGCATGGCTGTGACGCCTGCATGACATGAGGAGGAAGGCAGCCATCACAGACGGATTCATGTGGCAGCAGCACTAAGAAGATCCACTATAGGGGCGGCAGGACACCTGCATGGTCCATCTGTGCTGCAAATTTTACAAAGCAGTTGATGATAAGTCCACAGTCCAATTTGCCCTTCGACATTACTTTCTTACATTCACATCTATATGACAGCACCCTAAGCTTCACGAAGAAATCAAGCTGTCAAAATCTAGTGAAAGATATCAGCAGGTCATGTTGTATGTGAAATGACAAGAAGTTGAACCTAGACTTTACTTTTCATATGACTGCAGCATGATACAGAGTATAGTTCATGTACCACTCAACTCCCATGGTACAGTACCCAAACCTCAACCTCAACCTCAACCTCAAGTCGATTGCGTAAGACACTGCTGGAGAATGTCATAttggtaccagcacgttagtgccggtccaataggagccggcactaacgtgcatgTACAGTACAaggcgggcacgttagtgccggctagcaacaccagccggcactaacgtgccatccCCCAACGGTTCACTCGCATGCCACAACGGTCAtaagacacgttagtgccggctggaaagtctagccggcactaacttggtcaattacaagttagtgccggctggtagttctagccggcactaaaagtccacacttagtgccggctagaaccaccagccggcactaaattgctcaggcactccttcttccccagcccgaccatttcatttggccgagctcctcctctctctcatggcgtgttagaggggaggtgctgcccatttccctccaaatttgtgaggatttcacccatccaagtgcaccaaaggttagtagcttcttccacccttctttcacggtgtttattctttgtttcatgctttctagataaagaaaatagtgattttaaggttgaggaaaaatgagcataattttccgatttgttcattaatttgagcaaaatagaatcgatttgttactttttagataaggttttctagatagtttgactatgacacatttagagtaatttttttgaattatttcacggggacatgTGTACATGTTataatgcaaaattttaagaattttaaggatgagggaaaatgagcatgatttattaatttgttcattaatttgagcaaggtagaatttatttgttgctttttagagaatgattactatatagtttgactatcacacatttagaatgatttttttgaattattttatggtgacatgtgtatatgttattgtgccaatttattttgatatttagtttaaatttactagATATGTGGCCTATGACACacttacattttttttgaattacttcatagtaacctgtttttagggataatgagcatgatttttttaatttgtacagatggaccggcaatggatgcacggaagccggagcacctcggcatggattcagggtttagattcttttctcaaggcggcaatggcaaatagatcgccaaagggtttaatgtgttgtccatgcagtgtttgcgaaaataaaaaggaattccgaaaaagagatactctatggaatcacctggccttgaatggattcatgagtaactataccctttggaccaagcacggcgaagttggagttatgatggaagataatgaagaagatgacgatggtgataacaatcttccagattgggcatgggttcatgaagcaggtggctttcaagatgaaccaatggacgagggtgaagcaaatgttgcacaagaggagccacctgacgagctaggtcaggcgttgcttgatgcaCATAAAGACAGTGAGACTATGAAGGAGGCATTAAaatttgagaagatgttggaggatcacaaaaagcCGTTGTTCCCTTGTTGCAAaccggagcagaagaagttgggtaccacgctggagatgctgaaatggaaggcaactaatggtgtcaccgataagggatttggtgagctattaaagattgtaaagaacatgcttcctgaaggtaatgaactgccgtcaacaacatacgaagctaaaaagatggtttgccctc from Panicum virgatum strain AP13 chromosome 7N, P.virgatum_v5, whole genome shotgun sequence includes the following:
- the LOC120682765 gene encoding pentatricopeptide repeat-containing protein At2g13600, whose product is MISVQTRILPSYGLHRAPLGGMARHLHGGQELVAQLRASSPLADLLRAAPSLPAARAAHARVLKSPFVGETFLLNTLVSAYARLGRLRDARSVFDGIPLPNTFSHNALLSAYARLGRPDEVRALFDAIPDPDQCSYNAVVAALARHGRGHAGDALRFLAAMHADDFVLNAYSFASALSACAAEKDPRTGEQVHGLVAKSPHAEDVRIGSALVDMYAKCERPEDARRVFDTMPERNVVSWNSLITCYEQNGPVGEALVLFVEMMDADFIPDEVTLASVMSACAGLTAEREGRQVHARVVKCNKFMEDMVLNNALVDMYAKCGRTWEARCVFDSMASRSVVSETSMLTGYAKSSNVEGAKVVFSQMIEKNVIAWNVLIAAYAQNGEEEEALRLFVRLKRDSVWPTHYTYGNVLNACGNIADLQLGQQTHVHVLKEGFRFDFGPESDVFVGNSLVDMYLKTGSIDNGAKVFERMAARDNVSWNAMIVGYAQNGRARDALQLFERMLRSKERPDSVTMIGVLSACGHSGLVEEGRRYFQSMTEDHGITPSRDHYTCMIDLLGRAGHLKEVEELIKNMPMEPDSVLWASLLGACRLHKNVELGEWAAGKLFEIDPENSGPYVLLSNMYAEMGKWTDVFRVRRSMKDRGVSKQPGCSWIEIGRKMNVFLARDNRHPCRNEIHDTLRIIQMEMSRMSIDAEIANSLLNYCSEACGYN